One segment of Actinomyces sp. 432 DNA contains the following:
- a CDS encoding glycosyltransferase: MSAQGDRPWMVFHAPYPLDPDPTSASRLRPLRMREAFAQIGYRVFDLSGSVSRRSRAFAALRARIAAGDRPAFLYSENSTQPNVLATSVRTGVAPLLDYRIMRAMRHAGVPVGVFYRDAYWRFAFGRASGLRGSIVPALQKADLVGYRRNGVNFFVPSRPMADVLGLDDDVCSPLPPAGQADCSEPLPPVDGTLHLVYVGGLGGHYDLDVFFSALVAIPCAQLELVTRKPLWETAVAANPELSAEQIRVSHLAANELAPVYRRASVGVLTARPSEYWSFAVPVKLFEYLSYGRPVIATRGTETGRIVEANGAGWVVDYDRDEIASLLAHLQEAPEEIAERAAAARAAARVNTWADRARDAARTLSPQSLEALL, translated from the coding sequence ATGAGCGCGCAAGGCGATAGGCCGTGGATGGTCTTCCACGCCCCGTACCCGCTGGACCCGGATCCGACTTCGGCGTCCCGGCTGCGTCCGCTGCGCATGCGGGAGGCGTTTGCGCAGATCGGCTACAGGGTCTTTGACCTCTCTGGCTCGGTTAGCCGCCGGAGTAGGGCGTTCGCTGCCCTGCGCGCGCGAATCGCCGCCGGTGACCGGCCCGCATTCCTGTACAGCGAGAATTCGACTCAGCCCAACGTACTGGCTACGAGCGTGCGCACCGGTGTCGCTCCGTTGCTCGACTATCGCATTATGCGGGCGATGAGGCATGCTGGAGTGCCGGTGGGCGTGTTTTATCGAGATGCCTATTGGCGTTTCGCGTTCGGGAGGGCGTCGGGCTTGCGTGGGTCGATTGTCCCTGCGCTACAGAAGGCGGACTTGGTAGGATATCGTCGTAACGGAGTCAACTTTTTTGTTCCGTCGAGGCCGATGGCTGATGTTCTTGGTTTGGATGATGATGTATGCTCGCCGTTACCTCCGGCTGGACAGGCCGACTGTTCGGAACCATTGCCGCCTGTAGATGGAACGCTGCACCTGGTGTATGTTGGAGGTCTAGGCGGCCATTACGACCTTGACGTGTTCTTCTCCGCTCTTGTTGCGATCCCGTGTGCGCAGTTGGAATTAGTCACTCGAAAACCGTTGTGGGAGACGGCGGTGGCTGCGAACCCTGAACTCTCTGCGGAGCAAATCAGGGTGAGTCATCTTGCGGCGAATGAGTTGGCGCCGGTGTATAGACGCGCGAGTGTGGGCGTACTTACCGCTCGCCCTAGCGAATACTGGAGTTTCGCGGTGCCGGTGAAACTCTTCGAGTATCTGTCGTACGGTAGGCCGGTGATCGCCACACGGGGCACCGAGACCGGCAGGATCGTCGAGGCCAATGGTGCCGGGTGGGTGGTCGACTATGACCGGGATGAGATTGCTTCCCTGCTTGCCCACCTGCAGGAAGCTCCGGAGGAGATTGCGGAGCGAGCTGCGGCCGCCCGAGCAGCTGCACGAGTCAATACCTGGGCGGACCGGGCGCGGGACGCCGCCAGAACGTTGTCGCCGCAGAGCCTGGAGGCACTGCTCTGA